The Agromyces hippuratus genome has a window encoding:
- a CDS encoding LacI family DNA-binding transcriptional regulator encodes MSRRLADVARKVGVSEATVSRVLNGKPGVSASTRDAVLTALDVLGYERPTKLRGERARLVGLVMPELQNPIFPALAEAIGGGLAQNGYTPVLCIQTAGGISESDYVELLLHQQVSGVIFAGGAYAQAEVNHDHYARLRELKLPTVLVNAPIDGLDFATVSCDDATSMEQAFGHLVQLGHGRIGILLGPSDHVPSQRKHAAALRMAERHGLELGEDRIVHSLYSLESGQTAATKLLAAGVTGIVCASDPMALGAVRAVRRAGLRVPEDVSVIGYDDSALMNCTEPPLTTVRQPIEAMGKMIIELLMRQMSSERAIGDEVFFAPELVVRGSTAPAKR; translated from the coding sequence ATGTCGAGGAGACTCGCGGATGTCGCGCGCAAGGTCGGAGTCAGCGAAGCCACCGTCAGCCGGGTGCTGAACGGCAAGCCGGGCGTCTCGGCGTCGACCCGCGACGCGGTGCTCACCGCCCTCGACGTGCTCGGCTACGAGCGCCCGACGAAGCTCCGCGGCGAACGTGCCCGGCTCGTGGGCCTCGTCATGCCCGAGCTGCAGAACCCCATCTTCCCCGCGCTCGCCGAGGCGATCGGCGGGGGTCTCGCGCAGAACGGCTACACGCCGGTGCTCTGCATCCAGACGGCCGGCGGCATCTCCGAATCCGACTACGTCGAGCTGCTCCTGCACCAGCAGGTCTCGGGCGTGATCTTCGCGGGCGGGGCGTACGCCCAGGCCGAGGTGAACCACGACCACTACGCGCGGCTCCGCGAACTGAAGCTCCCGACGGTGCTCGTGAACGCCCCGATCGACGGCCTCGACTTCGCCACGGTCTCGTGCGACGACGCGACCTCGATGGAGCAGGCGTTCGGGCATCTCGTGCAGCTCGGGCACGGGCGCATCGGCATCCTGCTCGGCCCGAGCGACCACGTGCCATCGCAGCGCAAGCACGCGGCGGCGCTCCGCATGGCGGAGCGGCACGGCCTCGAACTCGGCGAAGATCGCATCGTGCACTCGCTCTACTCGCTCGAGTCGGGCCAGACGGCGGCGACGAAGCTGCTCGCCGCGGGCGTCACGGGCATCGTCTGCGCGAGCGACCCGATGGCGCTCGGCGCCGTGCGCGCGGTGCGCCGAGCCGGGCTCCGCGTGCCGGAGGACGTCTCGGTGATCGGCTACGACGACTCGGCGCTGATGAACTGCACCGAGCCGCCGCTGACCACCGTTCGGCAGCCGATCGAAGCGATGGGCAAGATGATCATCGAGCTGCTCATGCGCCAGATGTCGAGCGAGCGCGCGATCGGCGACGAGGTCTTCTTCGCGCCCGAGCTCGTCGTGCGCGGCTCGACCGCGCCGGCCAAGCGCTGA
- a CDS encoding glycoside hydrolase family 13 protein: MHLTDAASATTAAADDAPDPLWWRSAVIYQVYVRSFADSDGDGTGDLRGVRSRLGYLKELGVDALWFNPWYPSPLADGGYDVSDYRDIHPAFGSLEDAELLIADALALGIRTIIDVVPNHVSSEHPWFRAALAAGPGSPERERFWFHPGKGPNGDEMPTNWVSNFQGDTWTRTTNPDGSPGDWYLHLFTPEQPDLNWNHPDVRREHEEILRFWFDRGVAGVRIDSAGLLIKDPELPEVPAEPAPGQHPTEDRDEVHEVYRAWRRIADSYEGTRVLVGEVWVPDASRFAAYLRPDEMHTAFNFDFMSRPWDAAELRGSIDLMLAAHAPVGAPSTWVLSNHDVTRPVTRYGREDSGFAFARKRFDTPTDLELGVRRARAAALLTAALPGSLYLYQGDELGLPEAELPREVLEDPMHFRSGGVDPGRDGCRVPLPWRGTEAPFGFSPAEASVAPWLPQPADWAALTVQAQEADPGSMLWLYRQALRLRHREAALGDGPMTWLDGDPQVLAFTRGETFASVTNLGGEPVALPDHESILLASTPLVGGLLPPDSTAWLHRSA; the protein is encoded by the coding sequence ATGCACCTCACGGATGCCGCATCGGCGACCACGGCCGCCGCTGACGATGCGCCCGACCCGCTCTGGTGGCGGAGCGCGGTGATCTACCAGGTCTACGTGCGCAGCTTCGCCGACTCCGACGGCGACGGCACGGGCGACCTCCGCGGGGTGCGCAGCCGACTCGGCTACCTGAAGGAGCTCGGCGTCGACGCGCTCTGGTTCAACCCGTGGTACCCGTCACCGCTCGCCGACGGCGGCTACGACGTCAGCGACTACCGCGACATCCACCCGGCCTTCGGCAGCCTCGAAGACGCCGAGCTCCTCATCGCCGACGCGCTCGCCCTCGGCATCCGCACGATCATCGACGTCGTTCCGAACCACGTCTCGAGCGAGCACCCCTGGTTCCGGGCGGCGCTCGCCGCAGGACCGGGCTCGCCCGAGCGCGAGCGGTTCTGGTTCCACCCGGGCAAGGGGCCGAATGGCGACGAGATGCCCACCAACTGGGTGTCGAACTTCCAGGGCGACACGTGGACCCGGACGACGAACCCCGACGGCAGCCCGGGGGACTGGTACCTGCATCTCTTCACCCCCGAGCAGCCCGACCTGAACTGGAACCACCCCGACGTGCGCCGCGAGCACGAGGAGATCCTGCGGTTCTGGTTCGACCGCGGCGTCGCCGGCGTGCGCATCGACTCGGCGGGCCTGCTCATCAAGGACCCGGAGCTGCCCGAGGTGCCTGCCGAGCCCGCCCCCGGACAGCACCCCACCGAGGACCGCGACGAGGTGCACGAGGTCTATCGAGCATGGCGGCGCATCGCCGACTCGTACGAGGGCACCCGGGTGCTCGTCGGGGAGGTCTGGGTGCCGGATGCCTCCCGCTTCGCGGCCTACCTCCGCCCCGACGAGATGCACACCGCGTTCAACTTCGACTTCATGTCGCGCCCGTGGGATGCCGCGGAACTCCGCGGATCGATCGACCTGATGCTCGCCGCGCACGCCCCGGTCGGCGCCCCGAGCACGTGGGTGCTCTCGAACCACGACGTCACCCGGCCCGTCACCCGCTACGGCCGCGAGGACTCGGGCTTCGCCTTCGCGAGGAAGCGCTTCGACACCCCGACCGACCTCGAGCTCGGCGTGCGGCGCGCGCGTGCGGCGGCCCTGCTCACCGCGGCGCTGCCCGGATCGCTCTACCTCTACCAGGGCGACGAGCTCGGCCTCCCCGAGGCAGAGCTCCCGCGCGAGGTGCTCGAGGACCCGATGCACTTCCGCTCGGGCGGCGTCGACCCCGGTCGCGACGGATGCCGCGTGCCCCTGCCCTGGCGCGGCACCGAGGCGCCGTTCGGGTTCAGCCCCGCCGAAGCATCCGTCGCCCCCTGGTTGCCGCAGCCGGCCGACTGGGCCGCGCTCACGGTGCAGGCGCAGGAGGCGGACCCGGGCTCGATGCTCTGGCTCTACCGGCAGGCGCTGCGCCTGCGGCACCGCGAGGCGGCCCTCGGCGACGGGCCGATGACCTGGCTCGACGGCGACCCGCAGGTGCTCGCCTTCACCCGGGGCGAGACGTTCGCCAGCGTCACGAACCTCGGCGGCGAGCCCGTCGCGCTGCCCGACCACGAGAGCATCCTGCTCGCCAGCACCCCGCTCGTCGGCGGGCTGCTGCCACCCGACTCCACGGCCTGGCTCCATCGGAGCGCCTGA
- a CDS encoding ABC transporter substrate-binding protein, with the protein MKSPRKVVIAGIAAFAMVGALAACSSGGSESGKTELRVATFPPGADAAAYEAFDAQEKQFEKANPDIDIIGVEYEWEGPTFAVQLAGGSLPDVFTVPFTDSKTLLENGQLMDVTDEIEELGYTDSFNPVILDGVTDADGRIFGFPRQAYAMGLHYNRTLFEQAGLDPDSPPTTWDEVREDAKVIADETGKAGYMQMTQNNTGGWQLTAATVARGGSTQTDNGDGTYTSTIANDGTKASLEFLKELRWEDDSLGSNFLLDWGSINQEFAAGNIGMYTTGSDIYTALVRDFSLNPDDYGLTVIPIENDGGTLGGGDIAVVSPTVDDETKAAAITWIDWFYMQKLLDEDAAVLDAKTLAESDQAVGTPLLPVLNREAYEQSLVWIEPYINVPRDQMTPFIDGIWEQTPVGEPKGKTQEIYALLDPVVQAVLTDQNADIDALLEQADAEAQALLDE; encoded by the coding sequence ATGAAGTCACCACGCAAGGTCGTGATCGCCGGCATCGCCGCGTTCGCGATGGTCGGCGCCCTCGCCGCCTGCAGCTCGGGAGGCAGCGAGAGCGGCAAGACCGAGCTGCGGGTCGCGACGTTCCCGCCAGGGGCCGACGCCGCGGCGTACGAGGCGTTCGACGCACAGGAGAAGCAGTTCGAGAAGGCGAACCCCGACATCGACATCATCGGCGTCGAGTACGAGTGGGAGGGCCCGACGTTCGCCGTGCAGCTCGCCGGCGGCAGCCTGCCCGACGTCTTCACCGTGCCCTTCACCGACTCGAAGACCCTGCTCGAGAACGGCCAGCTCATGGACGTGACCGACGAGATCGAGGAGCTCGGCTACACCGACAGCTTCAACCCCGTGATCCTCGACGGCGTCACCGACGCCGACGGCCGCATCTTCGGGTTCCCGCGCCAGGCGTACGCCATGGGCCTGCACTACAACCGCACCCTGTTCGAGCAGGCCGGGCTCGACCCAGACAGCCCGCCCACCACGTGGGACGAGGTGCGCGAGGACGCGAAGGTCATCGCCGACGAGACCGGCAAGGCCGGCTACATGCAGATGACCCAGAACAACACGGGCGGCTGGCAGTTGACCGCGGCCACCGTCGCTCGCGGCGGCAGCACGCAGACCGACAACGGCGACGGCACCTACACGTCGACGATCGCGAACGACGGCACGAAGGCGTCGCTCGAGTTCCTGAAGGAACTGCGGTGGGAGGACGACTCGCTCGGGTCGAACTTCCTGCTCGACTGGGGCAGCATCAACCAGGAGTTCGCGGCCGGCAACATCGGCATGTACACGACCGGCTCCGACATCTACACGGCGCTCGTGCGCGACTTCTCGCTGAACCCCGATGACTACGGACTGACGGTCATCCCCATCGAGAACGACGGCGGCACCCTCGGCGGCGGCGACATCGCCGTCGTGAGCCCCACGGTCGACGACGAGACGAAGGCCGCGGCGATCACCTGGATCGACTGGTTCTACATGCAGAAGCTCCTCGACGAGGATGCGGCCGTGCTCGACGCGAAGACGCTCGCCGAGAGCGACCAGGCCGTCGGCACGCCCCTCCTCCCGGTGCTGAACCGCGAGGCCTACGAGCAGTCGCTCGTCTGGATCGAGCCCTACATCAACGTGCCGCGCGACCAGATGACCCCGTTCATCGACGGCATCTGGGAGCAGACGCCGGTGGGCGAGCCGAAGGGCAAGACGCAGGAGATCTACGCCCTGCTCGACCCGGTGGTGCAGGCCGTGCTCACCGATCAGAACGCCGACATCGACGCCCTGCTCGAGCAGGCCGACGCCGAGGCGCAGGCGCTGCTCGACGAGTAG
- a CDS encoding carbohydrate ABC transporter permease has product MTLTAKPPAAAPSAGEPAPPSTPAPRRRTRNLRTWVQGGGLSTLAFLAPMLIVFAIFSWSPIVQSIVMSFQQTNLLDPPTWVGLDNFAAVLSDPLLGTAILNTLYFAVLALLFGFPLPILVAVLMSEVRRGKGFYSALAYLPVVVPPVVAVLLWKVFYDASPTGLFNTILGWFGIPAQPWLQSSATAMPSLVLEATWAAAGGSIIIYLAALLAVPPELYDAAEVDGASIWNKIWHVTLPQLRGILFIMLILQVIATAQVFLEPYLFTGGGPNNATVTILLLIYRYAFQNSLGGDYGEATALSVMLAVVLALLSWLYFKLTNRWSTS; this is encoded by the coding sequence ATGACCCTCACCGCGAAACCGCCCGCCGCGGCCCCGTCCGCAGGCGAGCCCGCCCCGCCCTCGACCCCCGCACCGCGCAGGCGCACGCGGAACCTCCGCACCTGGGTGCAGGGCGGCGGCCTCTCGACCCTCGCCTTCCTCGCGCCGATGCTCATCGTCTTCGCGATCTTCAGCTGGTCGCCGATCGTGCAGTCGATCGTCATGAGCTTCCAGCAGACGAACCTCCTCGACCCGCCCACCTGGGTCGGCCTCGACAACTTCGCCGCCGTGCTGAGCGACCCGCTGCTCGGCACCGCGATCCTCAACACGCTGTACTTCGCCGTGCTGGCGCTGCTCTTCGGGTTCCCGCTGCCGATCCTCGTCGCCGTGCTGATGAGCGAGGTGCGGCGCGGCAAGGGCTTCTACAGCGCACTCGCGTACCTGCCGGTCGTCGTGCCGCCGGTCGTCGCGGTGCTGCTCTGGAAGGTCTTCTACGACGCGAGCCCGACCGGGCTCTTCAACACGATCCTCGGCTGGTTCGGCATCCCGGCACAGCCGTGGCTGCAGTCATCCGCGACGGCGATGCCCTCGCTCGTGCTCGAGGCGACCTGGGCCGCAGCCGGCGGCTCGATCATCATCTACCTCGCCGCCCTGCTCGCCGTGCCGCCGGAGCTCTACGACGCGGCGGAGGTCGACGGCGCCTCGATCTGGAACAAGATCTGGCACGTCACACTGCCGCAGCTCCGCGGCATCCTGTTCATCATGCTGATCCTGCAGGTCATCGCGACCGCGCAGGTGTTCCTCGAGCCCTACCTCTTCACCGGCGGGGGGCCGAACAACGCGACCGTGACGATCCTGCTCCTCATCTACCGCTACGCCTTCCAGAACAGCCTCGGCGGCGACTACGGCGAGGCGACGGCCCTCAGCGTGATGCTCGCGGTCGTGCTCGCACTGCTCAGCTGGCTCTACTTCAAGCTCACGAACCGCTGGAGCACCTCATGA
- a CDS encoding carbohydrate ABC transporter permease yields MTTTPTARDIRLPRLSLTSRKAKRFDDESRDRGIVSDFDGKKRGVRLGMGGVHFALFVGLVVAGLGPLLWLAKSAVTPTQDTLRQPLALWPNGIDWQNLQSAWVEVHIDQFFWNTIVIAAGSWFFQLLVATTAGFALSVLRPRYAPILNGAILVTLFIPAVVLLVPLYLTIVNPPLLGEVSLLNNYLAVWLPAAANAFNILLVKRFFDALPREVFEAAKTDGAGPFRLFWSIVLPMSKPILGVVSVFAIIAAWKDFLWPMLVLPDPAVQPLSVRLPAVQGSIELDVFLAALAISTLIPVVLFLLFQGVFLRSAGLGGAVKG; encoded by the coding sequence ATGACGACCACCCCGACCGCACGGGACATCCGGCTGCCCCGGCTCTCGCTGACGTCTCGAAAGGCGAAGCGCTTCGACGACGAATCGCGCGACCGCGGCATCGTCTCGGACTTCGACGGCAAGAAGCGCGGGGTCAGGCTCGGCATGGGCGGTGTGCACTTCGCGCTCTTCGTCGGCCTCGTCGTCGCCGGCCTCGGCCCGCTGCTCTGGCTCGCGAAGTCCGCGGTGACGCCGACGCAGGACACGCTGCGCCAGCCGCTCGCGCTCTGGCCGAACGGCATCGACTGGCAGAACCTGCAGTCGGCGTGGGTCGAGGTGCACATCGACCAGTTCTTCTGGAACACGATCGTGATCGCCGCCGGCTCCTGGTTCTTCCAGCTGCTCGTGGCGACGACCGCGGGCTTCGCGCTGTCGGTGCTGCGGCCGCGGTACGCGCCGATCCTGAACGGCGCGATCCTCGTCACGCTCTTCATCCCGGCCGTCGTGCTGCTCGTGCCGCTGTACCTCACGATCGTGAACCCGCCGCTGCTCGGCGAGGTGTCGCTGCTCAACAACTACCTCGCGGTGTGGCTGCCGGCGGCGGCGAACGCCTTCAACATCCTGCTCGTGAAGCGCTTCTTCGACGCGCTGCCGCGTGAGGTGTTCGAGGCGGCGAAGACCGATGGGGCGGGCCCGTTCCGCCTCTTCTGGTCGATCGTGCTGCCGATGTCGAAGCCCATCCTCGGCGTCGTGTCGGTGTTCGCGATCATCGCCGCGTGGAAGGACTTCCTCTGGCCGATGCTCGTGCTGCCGGACCCCGCCGTGCAGCCGCTCTCGGTGCGTCTGCCCGCCGTGCAGGGATCGATCGAGCTCGACGTGTTCCTCGCGGCGCTCGCGATCTCGACGCTCATCCCGGTCGTGCTGTTCCTCCTCTTCCAGGGGGTCTTCCTGCGGTCGGCGGGGCTCGGGGGAGCGGTCAAGGGCTGA
- a CDS encoding MmcQ/YjbR family DNA-binding protein: MEHPRVVDPRHPLVERVRAVCLALPEAVEVEAWGRPTFRAAKPIFVHVSASMERPLSIVLKTDPDEHHALVQDGRFFGPPYYDRDRWVGVDLDRPDTDWRLLAELIETSYRQVANRRQLTALDALRPEHADG; this comes from the coding sequence GTGGAGCACCCCCGAGTCGTCGACCCGCGGCATCCGCTCGTCGAGCGCGTGCGCGCCGTGTGCCTCGCGCTGCCCGAAGCGGTCGAGGTCGAGGCGTGGGGCCGGCCGACGTTCCGCGCGGCGAAACCGATCTTCGTGCACGTGAGCGCCTCGATGGAGCGCCCGCTCTCGATCGTGCTGAAGACCGACCCCGACGAGCATCACGCGCTCGTGCAAGACGGGCGGTTCTTCGGCCCGCCCTACTACGACCGCGACCGCTGGGTCGGCGTCGACCTCGATCGGCCCGACACCGACTGGCGGCTTCTGGCCGAGCTCATCGAGACCTCGTACCGCCAGGTCGCGAACCGCCGCCAGCTCACGGCGCTCGACGCGCTGCGTCCCGAGCACGCCGACGGCTGA
- a CDS encoding tyrosine-type recombinase/integrase, with product MSKRANGEGSVYQRKDGRWVGSSYVLRPDGARVRKEVYGRTRAEVNAKLRELIANTERGVPMAGSSWTVDTYSTHWLTNGAATLRPATLSNYGWVLRKYIIPSLGDVRLERLTPAHVRKLHLAVQATGVSARTTQLTHAVLRSMLSEAMREEIVSRNVGTLVRPPRLEKSERRPWSGEEVAQFRTISVGHRLHSLFELAYSVGLRRGELLGLRWSDVDLDARLLHIRQTMQRLGSDHGRVFGPPKSARSRRSVPIPESAARSLELHRASQTAELQGTDRTNALDLVFTTSLGTPIEPSNLRRDFEALILAAGVPRIRFHDLRHTCASLLFERGVPPRVVMDLLGHSTLSITTDLYAHVMPTTLANAASAMDELLTEVAATVRSEEHDG from the coding sequence ATGAGCAAGCGCGCGAACGGCGAAGGAAGCGTCTATCAACGCAAAGACGGCCGCTGGGTGGGATCGAGCTATGTCCTGCGGCCCGACGGTGCACGCGTCCGCAAGGAGGTGTACGGACGAACCCGCGCTGAGGTCAACGCCAAGCTCCGCGAGCTGATTGCCAACACCGAACGCGGCGTGCCGATGGCCGGTTCGAGCTGGACCGTCGACACTTACTCAACTCACTGGCTCACCAATGGAGCTGCGACGCTGAGGCCTGCCACGCTTTCGAACTACGGGTGGGTGCTGCGGAAGTACATCATTCCGAGCCTCGGGGACGTTCGCCTCGAGCGCCTCACCCCGGCTCATGTACGCAAGCTCCATCTGGCTGTACAGGCAACTGGGGTGTCGGCAAGAACCACTCAGCTGACGCACGCAGTGCTCCGCTCGATGCTGTCGGAGGCGATGCGGGAAGAGATCGTCTCCCGGAACGTCGGAACGCTCGTGCGTCCACCACGCCTGGAGAAATCTGAACGCCGGCCATGGTCTGGGGAGGAGGTCGCACAGTTCCGCACGATCTCAGTCGGGCATCGGCTTCATTCGCTGTTCGAACTCGCCTACTCAGTCGGGCTGCGACGCGGTGAGCTGCTCGGCCTCCGCTGGTCAGATGTCGATCTCGACGCGCGTCTGCTTCATATTCGGCAGACGATGCAGCGACTCGGTTCGGATCATGGCCGCGTCTTCGGACCGCCGAAGTCGGCACGATCTCGTCGCAGTGTTCCGATCCCGGAATCCGCCGCGCGGTCACTCGAGCTGCATCGCGCCTCGCAGACTGCCGAACTGCAGGGCACTGATCGGACGAACGCGCTCGATCTCGTCTTCACCACGTCACTCGGAACCCCGATCGAACCGAGCAACCTGCGCCGAGACTTCGAGGCCCTCATCCTGGCGGCCGGTGTCCCGCGGATCCGATTCCACGATCTGCGGCACACGTGCGCCTCGCTGCTCTTCGAACGAGGCGTGCCGCCGCGCGTGGTCATGGACCTTCTCGGGCATTCAACGCTCAGCATCACGACCGATCTCTACGCGCACGTGATGCCGACGACACTTGCCAACGCTGCCTCGGCGATGGATGAGCTGCTGACAGAGGTCGCCGCTACGGTGCGATCGGAGGAACACGATGGATGA
- a CDS encoding helix-turn-helix domain-containing protein gives MEKLMLTPEEVADALGIGRSTVYDLMRLNAIASVKIGRSRRIPVIAVREYAERLTQASTVR, from the coding sequence ATGGAAAAGCTGATGCTGACCCCCGAGGAGGTCGCCGACGCGCTGGGCATCGGCCGTTCGACCGTGTACGACCTGATGCGACTCAACGCGATCGCGAGCGTGAAGATCGGTCGATCGCGGCGGATCCCGGTGATTGCTGTTCGGGAGTATGCCGAACGACTCACTCAGGCGAGTACCGTCCGATGA
- a CDS encoding replication initiator: protein MAYIDEVTNRLRRPDFERWMNQASSTGFCAQPVRLVGTTSTFDARTGDQIAHYSSTAEPDGITYVRCGNRRAARCPSCSYEYKADMWHLVVAGAAGGSKGVPDSVGEHPLAFVTLTAPSFGAVHAAKKPGQGSARCRPRARKLCSHGRPTWCMSIHDHDSPAVGEPLCVECYDYESHITWQWHAPELWRRFIIRLRRELAASLGVSESSARKLVRVQFAKVAEFQRRGVVHFHALIRLDGDGTELDPFPSPLVPTSADQLADLARRAARGVEVVAAPLPGELTARSLRWGSQCDARPVYRQVETEDGRLTDRAVAAYIAKYATKATEDLSAGASGTARPHISTIRRIVADAGRIAALDDESDYRLLGRWESMLGFRGHFSTKSRRYSTTLGRLRSARRDWQRKRSQTPTVIDPASADAEETTLVVSQWSFAGMGWLSAGDAALAAESAAAAREWRDSRRSNKPTNNEER, encoded by the coding sequence ATGGCCTACATCGACGAGGTGACGAACCGGCTGCGCCGGCCCGACTTCGAGCGCTGGATGAACCAGGCCTCGAGCACGGGATTCTGCGCGCAGCCGGTTCGGCTCGTCGGCACGACATCAACATTCGATGCACGCACCGGCGACCAGATCGCCCACTACTCGTCGACCGCTGAGCCCGATGGCATCACCTATGTTCGCTGCGGCAACCGGCGCGCAGCTCGCTGCCCATCGTGCAGCTACGAATACAAAGCGGACATGTGGCACCTCGTCGTCGCGGGTGCAGCCGGTGGATCAAAGGGTGTTCCCGACTCGGTCGGCGAGCATCCCCTTGCCTTCGTCACGCTCACCGCGCCTTCCTTCGGTGCCGTTCATGCCGCGAAGAAGCCGGGTCAAGGTTCCGCGCGCTGTCGCCCCCGTGCACGCAAGCTGTGTTCCCACGGCCGGCCCACATGGTGCATGTCCATTCACGACCACGACTCCCCCGCCGTTGGCGAGCCCCTGTGCGTCGAGTGCTACGACTACGAATCGCACATCACGTGGCAATGGCACGCGCCCGAACTCTGGCGGCGCTTCATCATTCGGCTGCGCCGCGAACTTGCGGCCTCTCTCGGTGTGAGCGAGTCATCGGCCAGGAAGCTCGTGCGAGTGCAGTTCGCGAAGGTCGCAGAATTTCAACGGCGCGGCGTCGTTCACTTCCACGCGCTCATCCGCCTCGACGGTGATGGTACTGAGCTCGATCCCTTCCCTTCGCCTCTCGTGCCCACCTCCGCCGACCAGCTCGCAGATCTTGCGCGCCGTGCTGCCCGAGGTGTTGAGGTCGTCGCTGCTCCGCTTCCCGGCGAGCTGACAGCGCGGTCGCTCCGGTGGGGTTCCCAATGCGATGCCAGGCCGGTCTACCGACAGGTCGAGACGGAGGATGGACGACTGACTGACCGCGCTGTCGCCGCCTACATCGCCAAGTACGCCACCAAGGCGACCGAAGACCTGTCGGCCGGAGCCTCAGGCACGGCAAGGCCCCACATCTCGACGATTCGACGGATCGTTGCCGACGCTGGTCGAATCGCCGCTCTCGATGATGAGAGTGACTACCGCCTACTCGGTCGCTGGGAGTCGATGCTCGGCTTCCGAGGCCACTTCTCCACCAAATCGCGCCGCTACTCGACGACGCTCGGCCGCCTGCGCTCGGCGCGTCGGGACTGGCAGCGCAAGCGCTCCCAGACGCCCACCGTCATCGATCCGGCTTCTGCCGACGCTGAGGAAACGACGCTCGTCGTCAGCCAGTGGAGCTTCGCCGGCATGGGCTGGCTGTCAGCTGGAGACGCCGCCCTCGCCGCAGAATCCGCCGCTGCCGCTCGCGAGTGGCGAGATAGCCGCCGCAGTAACAAGCCAACCAACAACGAAGAGAGGTGA
- a CDS encoding FtsK/SpoIIIE domain-containing protein — translation MSVDLGGELRWWGQALADTWSRHRALSVIYTVAVVLVGWITEVTLALGVMAAGWVVVHLFRRYRHGLTLDDHQRHRRNANYIQWLSGAWPELMIRLGCSVQVTNGPRVAPEFTRYSWGPDVLWMTVSIPLGMTREQLALNADAIAQNLGARRVSVSSSSAGTSVMVAFHDPLEEPFIVEISEGAELRAIPLGLREDGALWTMRLGPQTLVAGSSGSGKASLVWGLILGLAPSIRSGLVQVHGIDLKSAMELGMGTELLTRFARTPESAVQLLEEAVAAMQARALELSGNTRQHAASLESPHVVVLIDEMAALTAYQADRDLMRRANNAIALLCSQGRAVGYTVFACLQDPRKETLPARGLFTQTIGLRLRDAMETAMVLGEGMREKGALCHHIPPTMPGVGFVVPEDGSDPVRVRAGIVTDEMIRDAARDFAAPEQIPIVVPEPAAAEPASASRSRRSRRTTKGEEE, via the coding sequence ATGTCCGTCGACCTCGGGGGCGAGCTTCGGTGGTGGGGTCAAGCGCTGGCAGATACCTGGTCGCGTCATCGCGCCCTCTCCGTGATCTACACGGTCGCGGTTGTCCTCGTCGGTTGGATCACCGAAGTCACGCTCGCCCTCGGGGTCATGGCGGCCGGGTGGGTCGTGGTTCACCTGTTCCGCCGCTATCGCCACGGCCTGACACTGGACGACCACCAGCGCCATCGCAGGAACGCCAACTACATCCAATGGCTCAGTGGCGCGTGGCCGGAGCTCATGATTCGGCTGGGCTGTTCGGTCCAGGTCACGAACGGACCTCGCGTGGCTCCGGAATTCACCCGCTACTCGTGGGGACCCGACGTTCTCTGGATGACCGTGAGCATCCCGCTGGGAATGACTCGTGAGCAGCTCGCACTCAACGCTGACGCGATCGCACAGAATCTCGGCGCACGTCGCGTCTCGGTCTCATCGTCATCAGCCGGGACATCCGTGATGGTCGCCTTCCACGACCCGCTCGAAGAGCCGTTCATCGTCGAGATTTCGGAAGGCGCAGAGCTTCGAGCGATCCCGCTCGGCCTTCGCGAGGACGGGGCGCTCTGGACGATGCGGCTTGGTCCCCAAACTCTCGTGGCCGGCTCGTCTGGGTCTGGCAAGGCTTCGCTCGTGTGGGGCCTCATCCTCGGTCTCGCACCTTCCATCAGGTCTGGTCTCGTGCAGGTGCACGGTATCGACCTCAAGTCGGCAATGGAGCTCGGGATGGGGACGGAACTGCTCACCCGTTTCGCTCGCACCCCTGAATCGGCCGTCCAGCTCCTCGAGGAAGCAGTCGCTGCGATGCAGGCTCGGGCACTCGAGCTTTCGGGTAACACGAGACAGCACGCGGCATCTCTCGAGAGTCCGCACGTCGTGGTGCTGATCGACGAGATGGCAGCGCTCACCGCCTACCAAGCCGACCGCGACCTTATGCGTCGAGCGAACAATGCGATTGCGCTGCTGTGTTCGCAAGGCCGCGCGGTCGGCTACACCGTGTTCGCATGCCTGCAGGATCCCCGGAAGGAGACGCTGCCCGCTCGCGGACTCTTCACGCAGACGATCGGACTGCGTCTCCGGGATGCGATGGAGACCGCAATGGTCCTCGGTGAGGGCATGCGCGAGAAGGGCGCCCTCTGCCATCACATTCCTCCGACCATGCCGGGAGTCGGGTTCGTGGTTCCAGAAGACGGCAGCGATCCCGTCCGTGTACGCGCCGGCATCGTGACGGACGAGATGATCCGCGACGCTGCACGTGACTTCGCAGCGCCCGAGCAGATCCCCATCGTCGTCCCAGAACCCGCCGCGGCAGAACCCGCCTCGGCTTCACGGTCGCGTCGTTCACGGCGCACCACGAAAGGAGAAGAAGAATGA